A genomic window from Carassius auratus strain Wakin chromosome 45, ASM336829v1, whole genome shotgun sequence includes:
- the LOC113062832 gene encoding mitochondrial uncoupling protein 4, which yields MSPVQENSRWPRVSKFTLSACAATVAELVTFPLDLTKTRLQVQGEGGSRHHGGNVQPPKYRGMLSTALGIVREEGPLKLWQGVTPAIYRHIVYSGGRMLAYEQLRESVLGRSEDGVFPVWKAVIGSMISGALGQFIASPTDLVKVQMQMEGRRRLEGKPPRVHGVYHAFTKIVAEGGIRGLWAGWVPNVQRAALVNLGDLMTYDTVKHFLLRNTSIPDNSICHGLASVCSGLVAAIMGTPADVVKTRVMNQPRDSNGRGLLYKSSTDCLVQSVRKEGFFSLYKGFLPTWFRMAPWSLTFWLTFEQMRRAMGISSF from the exons ATGTCTCCTGTACAAGAAAACTCGCGATGGCCCCGAGTATCAAAGTTCACTCTGTCAGCATGTGCTGCAACTGTTGCAGAGTTAG tcacATTTCCTCTGGACCTTACCAAAACCAGACTTCAGGTACAGGGTGAAGGTGGTTCCCGACATCATGGTGGAAATGTACAGCCTCCAAAATACAGGGGCATGCTGAGCACAGCTCTGGGTATAGTGCGAGAAGAGGGGCCCTTGAAACTGTGGCAAGGGGTCACACCAGCTATCTACAGACATATAG TGTATTCAGGCGGCAGGATGTTAGCTTATGAACAGCTCAGGGAATCTGTCCTGGGAAGATCTGAAGATGGTGTTTTTCCAGTATG GAAAGCAGTGATCGGCAGTATGATATCAGGTGCCTTGGGCCAGTTCATCGCTAGTCCAACAGATCTAGTGAAGGTTCAGATGCAAATGGAGGGCAGGCGCCGTCTAGAAGGGAAGCCGCCAAG agtACATGGGGTTTACCACGCATTTACAAAGATCGTAGCAGAGGGAGGAATACGAGGCCTTTGGGCTGGATGGGTTCCCAACGTTCAGAGAGCTGCACTGGTCAATTTAGGAG ATCTCATGACATACGATACCGTAAAGCATTTTCTACTGAGAAACACCTCCATACCAGACAACAGCATTTGTCACGGATTGGCCAG cGTATGCTCAGGATTGGTTGCAGCTATTATGGGAACACCAGCTGATGTGGTGAAAACTAGAGTAATGAACCAGCCACGGGATTCAAATGGGAG GGGTCTTCTCTACAAGTCTTCTACTGACTGTCTGGTTCAATCTGTGAGAAAAGAAGGATTTTTTTCCCTCTATAAAGGATTTCTACCAACTTGGTTTAGAATG GCTCCCTGGTCTTTGACTTTCTGGCTTACATTTGAGCAAATGAGACGAGCAATGGGCATCAGCTCGTTTTGA